GCAGACACTTCTCTTTGGCTGTAATATAATAACTGCTTCTTGAGCGATCGCTAATTAACTCCTGAGGCAAGGTGAACCAAACTTTCTCAAATGCCGAAAATATCAGTGATTGAGATGCTTGCCCCACTATTTTTGTATTGGGATCTACTCCCTGCTCCAATAGCTTTTTGAGAGCAGCAACATCATTAGCTGCCACTGCCTTAGCTAGTCTTGACTCTTCTCTTTGGGAGTAAGGTCTAATTTTTTCGACAACATTGAAAATAATCCAACTCATAATATACGCTTTAAGTGAATTAGCGTCGTTTAAAGCTTACTAGTTCGTAGCTCTTAGCTCTTAGCTTTTAGCTTTTAGCCTTTAAACTAAGAGCTAAGGATTGTTCGCTCCTAACTGTTCAACTCGCGCGTTCCCTTGCTAAGTCAGCATTCCCTTGCGTCTTACGCCGACGCGGGGTCTGACTTCTGACGGCGACGCGGTGAGACAGTTGCGGTGGTGAGACACTTGCGTTGCGGACGGCAGTTTTTGGGACAGAATACTCTGACCCAACCTCGACAGTTCCTTTAAGCGGGGGAACCCCGCCAACGGACTGTCTCGCAAAACACGCCTCGTCTATGACACGTTGCGAGACACCCTCAACAGTCCTCTGCGGAGGGAAACCCTCCTGCAAGGCTGTTTCGCAAAACCGTTGCGGGGGTTCCCCCCGTTGAGGTACCTGCGGGGGGTACCCCTTGATTGTCGAGGGTGAGCAAAGTGTCGAAAGGGTTTCCCGGCATAAGCAAACTGTTGAACCCTTTAGGGGGTCGCTCGTCAATGCTCAATGTTCACTGGCGTGCGTCCATAAAGATAAGTTAGATGTCGCAAGCGACCGCTCAACTCGTCATTGAATGCCTCTACCCGACAACGCCAAGACCAATTTCCTGTAGGTTGAGCAGGAGTATTCATTTTAGCATCTGTACCTAATCCTAGAATATCTTGAAACGGCAACACCACCGTATTTCCCACAGAAGCCAGTGCCATGCGAATTAATGCCCAGTGAATACCATCTTGACCAATACAGCCTAAGTAGTCTATGACCTTAGCCTTATCTTCAGGCGATCGCTGTTCATACCAGCCTACAGTAGTATTGTTATCGTGAGAACCAGTGTAAACAACACAGTTGCGGTCTGTATAGTTATAAGGTAAAAAACCATTGTCACGGTCAGAATCAAAGGCAAACTGAATAATTTTCATGCCTGGAAAACCAAATTTGTCACGCAACGCTTCTACCTCTGGCGTGATTACTCCCAAATCTTCCGCCACAATTGGTAGCTTACCCAGTTGTTTTTCTAACTGTTGAAAAAATTCATCTCCAGGAGCCTCAAGCCATGTACCGTCCATTGCCGTATCTGCTCCTTGAGGCACTGCCCAGTATGCTTGAAGCCCTCTAAAATGGTCAATACGAATAATGTCTACATATTCTAGGATGCCTTCAACTCTCCTAATCCACCACTTAAAGTCTGTTTTGGCTAGTTCTTCCCAGTTGTAGACAGGATTACCCCAGAGTTGACCAGTGGCACTAAAGTAATCTGGAGGAACACCAGCCATTAATGTTGCTTCTCCCGTTTTTTGATCTAAACAAAAGATTTTGTTGTGCGCCCAAACATCAACGCTATCGTGCGCCACGTAAATAGGAATATCGCCAAATATTTTTACTCCTTTTTGATTAGCATAGTGCTTGAGGTTCTTCCATTGAGAGAAAAACTGATACTGGACAAATTTGTGAAAGAATATCTCGTCAGCCAACTCATTTGCCCACTTGACCATGGCTTGAGGCTGACGATAAGCAATATCTTGTGACCATTGATTCCAACTGGCATTATTATGAACCTTCTTGAGGGACATAAACAGAGCATAGTCACTTAACCAGTCATTTTGACCATCACAAAAGCGTTGAAATTCTTTATCTGTTTCTGAACCCTGTTCTTTAAAGCGATCGCTTGCCAGTCGTAACAAAGGCATTTTACTATCAATTACCGAGCCAAAATCAACATGATCTACAGGAAAGTCAGGTAGTCTGTCTAATTCTTCCGTGGTCAATAATCCTTGACCTTGTAAAATTTCAGGGCTAATTAATAGCGGATTTCCTGCCAAAGCAGAATAAGATAGATATGGTGAGTTTCCGTAACCAGTGGGTCCAATTGGCAAAATTTGCCATATCTGTTGGTCGCTGTTGGCTAAAAAGTCGATAAATTGATATGCGTTCCCGCCCAAATCGCCGATGCCAAAACGGCTAGGCAGAGAAGTTGGATGAAGCAGAACACCGCTAGCTCGAAAATCTAACATTTATGATCGGGAAATTTTAGTAATTTTTACCTAAATTTATCAGAAAAATCAAAGCTTTCTGGTAAATTCAAGATTGTTCTATCTTACAAAGTTTACAGAGGTTTGAGTAAAGTTATCTAGCATAGTGTCAAAGATCCCTTCTCAGATGTAGTCAATTTTTGGTAGCGTAATATATTAGGAAAAAAAACCAAATTAAAACATTATTTAAAGATTTGCCAGTTGACCTTGGCTATCTTACATTTAGGAGAATCAAACAATGACTATTTTATTTCAGTTGGCATTAGCTGTTTTAGTTTTATTTTCGTTTGTCATGGTAATTGGCGTGCCAGTTGCCTATGCTTCCCCCCAGAACTGGGAACAGTCCAAATCCTTGATCTACGTTGGTTCGGGAATTTGGACTGTTTTGGTTATAGCAGTTGCTGTTTTAAACTTTTTTGTTATTTAAAGAATAAATTTATCAAGATGATCGCTTTGCTAGCAGAGCGATCGCCTTATTTAAGATTAAACATACAAAATTACTATACTTATTGTCGAACATTAGCTTATGGCTGTTTTTGAAGGGACTTTCACAGGGGATATATCTACTTGGCGTATGGCGATCGTCATTGGTCGTTTTAATGATCTGGTTACAGAAAAACTTATTTCAGGCTGTCAAGACTGTCTAAAACGTCACGGTATAAACATCGATCCCGATCATGGTCAGATAGACT
This DNA window, taken from Pleurocapsa sp. FMAR1, encodes the following:
- the psbZ gene encoding photosystem II reaction center protein PsbZ codes for the protein MTILFQLALAVLVLFSFVMVIGVPVAYASPQNWEQSKSLIYVGSGIWTVLVIAVAVLNFFVI
- the malQ gene encoding 4-alpha-glucanotransferase yields the protein MLDFRASGVLLHPTSLPSRFGIGDLGGNAYQFIDFLANSDQQIWQILPIGPTGYGNSPYLSYSALAGNPLLISPEILQGQGLLTTEELDRLPDFPVDHVDFGSVIDSKMPLLRLASDRFKEQGSETDKEFQRFCDGQNDWLSDYALFMSLKKVHNNASWNQWSQDIAYRQPQAMVKWANELADEIFFHKFVQYQFFSQWKNLKHYANQKGVKIFGDIPIYVAHDSVDVWAHNKIFCLDQKTGEATLMAGVPPDYFSATGQLWGNPVYNWEELAKTDFKWWIRRVEGILEYVDIIRIDHFRGLQAYWAVPQGADTAMDGTWLEAPGDEFFQQLEKQLGKLPIVAEDLGVITPEVEALRDKFGFPGMKIIQFAFDSDRDNGFLPYNYTDRNCVVYTGSHDNNTTVGWYEQRSPEDKAKVIDYLGCIGQDGIHWALIRMALASVGNTVVLPFQDILGLGTDAKMNTPAQPTGNWSWRCRVEAFNDELSGRLRHLTYLYGRTPVNIEH